The following nucleotide sequence is from Microbulbifer sp. A4B17.
CCCAAACAAAAGAGCAGATGCTATAAAAACCCAATAACTCCAAGTGAGCAGGCTTATTTTTGGAGCTAGCACTGTCCCTAAAATCTGAGAGCGTAAATCGTGTAGAGGATTTCTATGGAGTGTATAAACGCTAATCGCTAAGATTAATGCAAATAACGCGGGTGACAAAAATTCGAAGTACCAGCTATTTTCTGCCGTGTAGGTTAGCCCCCAAAGCAGGATAAACCCAAAAAACATAAGTATTGCGCCCAGAACAATAAAAATACGTAATATTAATAGGGCTCCGGCAAAAAATAATGCCAGGTGGAGTGTATAGGTTGCGACAGTTACGTGAGAGCTAAGGTAGCTAGCAAATGATTTGATAAGAGGAGGTGTATCTCCAATCTGTACGAGCTGTCGTAATGAGCCCGCGAAGACTTCCGGTGCCATTTGTCCATTGAAATAGCGCATGATAACCAGCTGGATACAGGCCGCGCCTAGAAACAGGCTGATTACAGCTAGCCAAGTAGTTTGGGATATAGCATTTTCTGCTTGTTCAGTACTCAAAAGTAGGCTGGATATACGCATGCATGTGATCTCAGGCCCTTTTAAGATTAACTGCCTTGTTACTGATTATGGCAAAATAGACAGGCAACTTGAAATTACAACTTACTATTTCCCGCACTGTTAATAATGACGTAGACTAAAAGCCATAGCCAGCCCTGTAATCGTATAGATTTATACAGAACTCAAAAGGACTTTTGGCGACAATCATATTTTATGAGCCTTCCTACTTTGCAGTAAGGCCAAATGTCTACTGTAAAACTGGCCAGCCTATGGGACTTTGCTGGTATTTAGCAGCTTGCCCACTTAATGAAATGCCATAGGTATATAGCCTATAAGCAAGTATTGCGTAAAAGGCATCCTCAGCCCTGGCGGAATCGAACATAAAGGTGATTTTCCTTTGAGAAAATTGCTTCAATACTTTTTAACTCAGCTTGAATCTCAGAGCTTTTATTCGGAGGGGAGTTACTTTTATTAAGTGTGAATGGATAGTTGCTTCTTAAAACCATGAAGCCAGAATGGAGCTCGGCACACAGGTTTCTAGATTGCGCTCGCTCAATATCTGAAGATGGGTACAGGCTGCCCGAGGGCAGCCTTTAAAATATCTAGTTACTCAGTCCCAATTCCCGCTCAATCTGAGCCTTCCGCCAAACTGAGTAACTCGCCGGTATCCTCGCCTCTTTGGTTCCGTCAGCAATAATGGCTCGGCCTAAATTGGGCCAGCATAGGACGGCGAGTACTCTGGGGGCGATTACCTGGAAGACTTTGGGTGGGCCCATTAGGGATTTGAGCTTTTGTATTAATGGCAGCCAGGATGCGGGCACTACCTGTTCTGCAATTATCCAGGAGGCTTGGGGTTCGCTGCCCAGTTGCTTTGCCAGGGATTCATAGCGCAGTGTGGCTGCCCTTAGTGAGGCTTGGGGTGGTGCGAGTATAATGGCGCGGGCCCGTCTTTCTGCGCAGAGCAGGCAGATCTCTTTGGGGAGGCCGCTGCGTTCGGCAAGTTCTTGGTTTAGTGCCCATCCGCTGGTTTTGATATCGCACTGGCAAATAGAGCAGTTGTATTTCGGATTTTCAGGTGTGAAAACAGAGCTAACTTTTTGGGGACGTTCGCCATTTTTCCAGACTAGGGAATGTCTCTTAAAAATATTACTGGCAAAGTATCGGGTGTAAGTTATCCAGTCGATATCGGTTACATTACCGAAGCGGTCTTTGTGTACTACATCGGGAATATTATGGCTGTAGAGGTGGCGCAGACAGTGGGGGCAAGGCTTTAGCTGATCCTGGGGGAATGCCTTACGTGCTGCTTTGTAGTCACTGCTGATCCAAACGGGACCCTGGTAGTTATTCACTACTGAACATTTGGGATAAATATGGACTTGGCCAAAGGAGTTTGAAATCTGCTCCAGGCCAAACAGAAAAACCGGAATACCACGATAGCGATAAGCTACAGGAACGCATTCCAGGTCCCTGGAATCGAGCTGTATTCCAGAGCGGATTGCAGTGGCCAGGCTATTCCGATCCGGCATTTCAGCCAGGCGTTGTGCTTGTGGGCGTATACCAGTGGGGAGCGAATCTCTGTCGTTAGTGGCGGAGAGGACTGAGGGTACCCACGAGGCAGTTGGTGCCCCTATAAGAGCCTGCCGGTTTTGAATAGGCTGGAAGTTTTTGAAGTTCACAGAGCTTCCTCAAGGATTTGCAGGATATGACTTTCAGAGTCCCTGACTACCCTGAAAGCTACCCTGCGGGAGCGATCCAGATCTTCCATGCCATTCTTATCCAATACTGGACGGGCCGAGGAATAACCGACAGCTGCCACTTTGGCTCGCACCAGGACGGCTTGCTGTGAAGGCAGTAATGAATGGGCATATTGCATTACGGCTCGGGATCGCTGCTGCGAAAGTCGCAGGTTGTGGAAATAACCCACTTCTGGTGCAGATTGATCTCCCCATTCAGAACTCGTGTGTCCTTCAATCTGGATTGCAGCGATGGAATCCATATACGGCGTAAGCGCTGAGATGTAGCGGGGCACAAAGGAGGACATAATCTCACGGGCATTGTCGCTCAGAGTGAAGTCCCCGGTCTTAAATAGCGCATCACTGTTGTTAAATGAAATGGCCAGGGTTTTCTTATCCAGGGTGGCGCCCCAGCGGTTTAAGTCATGGGCGAATTCCTGCTGCAGGGTTTGGTAGATAGCCAGCTGTGTGTCCCGATAAGACTCGGCAAGCTCACGAATTTTTGCGCGCTCGTCGATAAGGGAGCGCATCACGAAGACAGCAATACAGAGAAATACCATCATTAGACCAGCCATCATGTCCGATAAGCTTATCCATTGGCTATCGCTGGATTCACTACTGGCTTGCGTGTTGTCAAACATGCGCCTCTCCAGTGACTTTCTGAGCCTGGGCATCTATCCGCTTCATTTGCTGAATGAGCTGGCGGAAGTCTCGGGAGAATTCACCGCTTAAAGTACCCAGGGCGTCGCCCATCGCGGCCATAACACTCTCAACTTCATCGCGCAGACGTTCATCCAGCAGCTCGTATTGGCGCTTGATGCTGACATCGGCGTTACTCAGGTCGCGGCTTATAACCTGTGATAGTTCGGAGATCATCTGGTTGTGAGTCTTGGCGATTAACTGGGCAAGTTCGGCCATAGATTCGCGATGACTGATAGCCTGTTCGTGGATCGCTTTGGAAAAGTGGTTGGGGTCCATGCTGGTGACCACATCGGCCAGTGCCACGACCTTGCTGGTCCTTTGGTTGAAGACTTCCGCCTGGGTCTTGCTAAGGGAGATCAGGTTGGAAACCTGGGCGCCCAGCTGTTGGTGCGCTTGATCAATTCCGCGAGTGAGGGCTTCAAACTTGGGAGCAATATCGGGGATCGATTGCTGTAGTACTTCAATAGAAGCCTGCTGTTCATTCAGCATAATCGATATCTGTTCTGCATGATTGCGCTGTTGCTCTACCAGTGCGGGAATCACATTGAAGATTTCCGGTAGCTCGGTAATACGCTGGTGCAGCAGCAGAAGATTTTCCTGGGCGCCATTAATTTCATTGAGCAGGGTTGCGGTCTGGTCACGATAAACGGTTGCGAGTTCTGCGTGCTGTTGGTGCTGATCTATTAAGGCTTGCAGGGCAGGGGATACGGCTTCCAGCTGTTGGGTAAATTGCTGCAGATTCTCGCCCATTTGGGCGTTCAGGCCGCTGTTAAATTTCTCTACAACAGCGGTGAGTGATTGTAAAACTTCTTCACTGATTTGCTGCTGGAATTTTGTCAGGTCTTCGCGCTGACCATTGATGGCCTGCAGAATATCATCTGCCGTCGCCTTCGGGGGTTGCTCTTTGGTGAATATTTGAAAAATAGTTCGCAATATCAAGGATAGGAAAAGCCCCAGGATACTGGTCATAAAGGCCGTTTCCAGGCCCTGCATCAACTCTGAAATTGAGGTGTCAATATCGTTGAGGTCAAAACCATAGATGCCGATAATGATACCGATAAAGGTACCTAAAATACCGAGAGCGGTTAGTAGTGAAGGTGTTTCTTTTACAAAGCGGGGAAACTTGCCTAAAGGGTAGAGGATTATGGCTATAGCACCAATGGCAAGCATGACCATAAGAAAGGTGTCGGTAACCTGTTCCGCAGACAACTTGGTTAACCAGTGATAGAAAAACTGGGTCATTATTTATCCTTTACAACTTTTTGCATTGTTATTTCGTGATAAAAAGGTCCGTTGGGTATCCGCCCGGTTCCCTGGCTGAGTACTTTCATTTCCGGTAGAGATTTCACAACATCGGTGATGGTGCGGAGCTGAATTTGTTTGCTACCGGAAGGATGGATATAGGTTCC
It contains:
- a CDS encoding MotA/TolQ/ExbB proton channel family protein, whose product is MTQFFYHWLTKLSAEQVTDTFLMVMLAIGAIAIILYPLGKFPRFVKETPSLLTALGILGTFIGIIIGIYGFDLNDIDTSISELMQGLETAFMTSILGLFLSLILRTIFQIFTKEQPPKATADDILQAINGQREDLTKFQQQISEEVLQSLTAVVEKFNSGLNAQMGENLQQFTQQLEAVSPALQALIDQHQQHAELATVYRDQTATLLNEINGAQENLLLLHQRITELPEIFNVIPALVEQQRNHAEQISIMLNEQQASIEVLQQSIPDIAPKFEALTRGIDQAHQQLGAQVSNLISLSKTQAEVFNQRTSKVVALADVVTSMDPNHFSKAIHEQAISHRESMAELAQLIAKTHNQMISELSQVISRDLSNADVSIKRQYELLDERLRDEVESVMAAMGDALGTLSGEFSRDFRQLIQQMKRIDAQAQKVTGEAHV
- a CDS encoding OmpA family protein, yielding MFDNTQASSESSDSQWISLSDMMAGLMMVFLCIAVFVMRSLIDERAKIRELAESYRDTQLAIYQTLQQEFAHDLNRWGATLDKKTLAISFNNSDALFKTGDFTLSDNAREIMSSFVPRYISALTPYMDSIAAIQIEGHTSSEWGDQSAPEVGYFHNLRLSQQRSRAVMQYAHSLLPSQQAVLVRAKVAAVGYSSARPVLDKNGMEDLDRSRRVAFRVVRDSESHILQILEEAL